In one Candidatus Nomurabacteria bacterium genomic region, the following are encoded:
- a CDS encoding COX aromatic rich motif-containing protein: MKKRGKSFWNPIRVAICVVLLFVAVGVALWAYLQGKNVAVLDPQGVVAAHEKSLMIFTLLLSLVVVVPVFTMLFTIAWRYREGNPKKVKYTPDVDGSRWMETLWWGVPIVIIGILCVVTWVSTHQLDPYRALDSKVKPFRVQVVALQWKWLFIYPDYHVASLNQLKIPAKTPVNFEITADGPMSAFWVPNLGTQTYAMTGMSAQLSLMADHAGTYRGSNSNISGTGYADMTFDVQALPTRQAFYEWAKSIANDQCREHLAWDEYEQLAKPSIVNHAVYYHLHDDKLYTDVVNKYMMTGMDMNRMNMSHSDDHGGDDDVDGGSQCGVG, translated from the coding sequence ATGAAGAAACGGGGTAAGTCTTTTTGGAATCCAATTCGCGTAGCGATCTGTGTCGTGCTTTTGTTTGTTGCGGTCGGGGTGGCTCTTTGGGCGTACTTGCAGGGTAAAAATGTTGCCGTGCTAGATCCGCAAGGTGTCGTAGCGGCACACGAAAAAAGCCTCATGATCTTTACTCTTTTATTAAGTTTAGTGGTTGTCGTACCTGTATTTACTATGCTGTTTACAATCGCCTGGCGTTACCGCGAAGGCAACCCAAAAAAGGTAAAGTACACACCCGACGTTGACGGAAGTCGCTGGATGGAAACGCTCTGGTGGGGCGTCCCAATCGTTATCATCGGTATATTATGCGTGGTGACATGGGTTAGTACGCATCAACTCGATCCTTACCGAGCTCTTGACTCCAAGGTTAAGCCATTTCGCGTACAAGTCGTCGCACTGCAGTGGAAGTGGTTATTTATCTATCCTGATTATCACGTAGCGTCGCTCAACCAACTTAAGATTCCTGCTAAAACACCTGTGAATTTTGAGATTACTGCAGACGGTCCTATGAGCGCATTTTGGGTGCCAAATCTTGGTACTCAGACATATGCTATGACAGGCATGTCTGCGCAGCTCAGCCTCATGGCCGATCATGCGGGCACGTACCGTGGCAGCAATAGCAATATTAGCGGCACGGGGTATGCGGACATGACTTTTGACGTACAGGCCTTGCCAACACGACAGGCGTTCTATGAATGGGCAAAGTCGATTGCTAACGATCAGTGTCGTGAACACCTGGCCTGGGATGAATATGAACAATTAGCAAAGCCGAGTATAGTGAATCATGCTGTTTATTATCACCTCCACGATGACAAGCTGTATACTGATGTGGTGAACAAATACATGATGACCGGTATGGATATGAATCGTATGAACATGAGTCACTCAGATGATCATGGCGGTGATGATGATGTTGATGGAGGTAGTCAATGTGGGGTAGGTTAG
- a CDS encoding cbb3-type cytochrome c oxidase subunit I: MWGRLGLDAIQTNPVTLGAVVGALVGVLAVVVGLTYFKKWSWLWREWLTSLDPKKIGVMYIVVAFIMLLRGLADAAMLRAQQAVFATGPHSPISPDMFQQVFTAHGTIMIFFVAMGIIFGIINLIMPLQIGARDVAFPLLNAISFWLFAAGMVLINVSLGLGEFAAAGWLAYPPLSELAYSPGTGIDYWIWSLQIAGIGSLLSGVNFLVTIFTMRRPGMTLMKMPVFVWSVVGSLLLVAFAFPILTATLAMLALDRTLGMHFFTADMGGNPMMYINLIWAWGHPEVYILVLPAFGIFSEIVPVFSRKKLFGYKSMVWAIIAIMLLSFTVWLHHFFTMGAGADVNAFFGIMTMVIAIPTGVKVFNWIFTMYRGRVSFTTPMLWFMGFVTTFTLGGVTGVLMAVPGIDFQVHNSLFLVAHFHNMIIGGVVFGAFAGFAYWFPKFTGFRLHEGLGKIAFWCWLIGFLVAFIPLYILGFMGAVRRLDHYDPSLGWQGLFIVAGVGVMIILIGVLFQVLQLAYSIWKRKELAVGPDPWDARTLEWSTSTPIPEYNFATLDAVHTRDAFWTMKHSHKEKKSVKYEPIHVPKNTGFGVYIGAIAFVIGFAIIWHIWWLMAVGFMALIATVVASTQREDTEKTFSVHQITATEAKLWGTDV, translated from the coding sequence ATGTGGGGTAGGTTAGGTCTTGACGCAATTCAGACCAATCCGGTTACATTGGGTGCTGTCGTTGGCGCTCTTGTCGGAGTATTGGCTGTTGTAGTCGGGCTGACATACTTCAAAAAATGGAGCTGGCTATGGCGCGAATGGTTGACATCTCTTGATCCTAAGAAAATTGGTGTCATGTATATCGTCGTGGCGTTTATCATGTTGCTGCGAGGTTTGGCAGATGCGGCTATGCTACGAGCGCAACAGGCTGTTTTTGCGACTGGCCCGCATAGTCCGATTTCTCCTGATATGTTTCAACAGGTCTTTACGGCACATGGTACGATTATGATCTTTTTCGTAGCCATGGGTATTATATTCGGAATTATCAATTTGATTATGCCTCTCCAGATTGGAGCACGCGACGTCGCATTCCCCCTATTAAACGCCATTAGTTTTTGGTTGTTCGCAGCTGGCATGGTTCTCATAAACGTGAGCTTGGGGCTAGGTGAGTTTGCTGCTGCCGGATGGTTGGCGTACCCGCCACTTTCAGAACTGGCATACAGTCCGGGGACGGGGATTGATTATTGGATATGGAGCTTACAGATAGCCGGCATAGGTAGCTTACTCTCAGGTGTGAATTTCCTGGTTACGATCTTTACTATGCGCAGGCCCGGCATGACACTTATGAAAATGCCTGTATTCGTGTGGTCAGTAGTCGGTAGTTTATTGCTCGTTGCATTTGCGTTCCCCATACTCACGGCAACACTTGCCATGCTGGCACTTGATCGCACGCTCGGCATGCACTTCTTTACCGCCGACATGGGGGGCAATCCAATGATGTATATCAATTTAATTTGGGCTTGGGGGCACCCCGAGGTATACATTCTTGTTTTACCGGCGTTTGGTATATTTTCTGAAATCGTTCCCGTGTTTAGTCGCAAGAAGCTATTTGGTTATAAGAGCATGGTTTGGGCTATTATCGCCATTATGCTGCTGTCGTTTACTGTTTGGCTGCACCATTTCTTTACTATGGGCGCGGGCGCCGATGTTAATGCGTTCTTTGGCATTATGACCATGGTGATTGCCATACCTACGGGGGTTAAGGTCTTTAACTGGATATTTACTATGTATCGTGGTCGAGTGAGCTTTACTACACCAATGCTATGGTTCATGGGATTTGTAACGACATTTACACTTGGGGGCGTGACTGGGGTTCTCATGGCGGTACCCGGTATTGATTTTCAGGTCCACAACAGCCTGTTTTTGGTGGCCCACTTCCACAATATGATTATTGGCGGAGTTGTCTTCGGCGCCTTTGCAGGATTTGCCTACTGGTTCCCGAAGTTTACAGGTTTTCGTTTGCACGAAGGCCTAGGAAAAATTGCCTTTTGGTGCTGGCTAATCGGTTTCCTTGTCGCGTTTATACCACTTTATATTCTTGGCTTTATGGGTGCCGTACGACGACTTGATCATTACGATCCGAGTCTTGGGTGGCAGGGGCTGTTCATCGTTGCCGGCGTCGGTGTGATGATTATTCTAATCGGTGTGCTCTTCCAGGTGCTTCAACTCGCCTACAGTATATGGAAGCGAAAGGAGCTTGCTGTCGGTCCTGATCCATGGGATGCTCGCACGCTTGAGTGGTCTACATCTACGCCAATTCCTGAGTACAACTTCGCTACGCTCGATGCGGTACACACTCGTGACGCCTTTTGGACTATGAAGCATTCACACAAGGAAAAGAAGTCGGTAAAGTATGAGCCGATTCACGTACCAAAAAACACTGGTTTTGGCGTGTATATCGGTGCCATCGCATTCGTCATTGGCTTTGCAATTATCTGGCATATTTGGTGGTTGATGGCCGTTGGTTTTATGGCCTTGATCGCAACTGTTGTAGCATCGACGCAACGCGAGGATACCGAAAAGACATTTTCCGTACATCAAATTACTGCTACTGAAGCTAAGTTATGGGGTACTGATGTATGA
- the cyoC gene encoding cytochrome o ubiquinol oxidase subunit III: MSEKTEVVALLNRTTVGFWLYLMTDCILFASLFATYVVLRGETAGGPSGHEIFEMPTALAETIILLTSSFTSGMALIAMKQKNIRQLYVALAATYLLGVSFLTIEISEFSKFVAEGHGWQQSAFLSSFFTLVGTHGLHILTGLIWLLVLVTVLARKGLTDKLVRQMTLFGLFWHFLDLVWIFIFTVVYLIGVAT; encoded by the coding sequence ATGAGTGAGAAAACTGAAGTAGTCGCACTGCTCAATAGGACGACCGTTGGATTCTGGTTGTATCTCATGACTGACTGTATATTGTTTGCGAGTTTGTTTGCTACATATGTAGTGTTGAGGGGTGAGACGGCAGGCGGGCCAAGTGGTCACGAAATCTTTGAAATGCCAACGGCGCTCGCTGAGACTATTATTCTGTTGACGAGTAGCTTCACGAGCGGAATGGCGCTCATAGCTATGAAACAAAAGAATATTCGGCAGTTGTATGTTGCTCTTGCCGCCACGTATCTGCTGGGTGTATCATTCCTGACTATCGAAATAAGTGAGTTTTCCAAATTTGTGGCCGAAGGGCACGGCTGGCAACAAAGTGCGTTTTTGTCGTCATTCTTTACGCTGGTTGGTACGCATGGACTTCACATACTGACTGGACTTATTTGGCTATTGGTATTGGTGACGGTCTTGGCACGCAAAGGCTTGACGGATAAGTTGGTACGACAAATGACGCTCTTTGGTTTGTTTTGGCACTTCCTTGACTTGGTATGGATATTTATCTTCACGGTTGTATACCTCATAGGAGTTGCTACATGA
- the cyoD gene encoding cytochrome o ubiquinol oxidase subunit IV — protein MRTRYVAGYVLSLILTLLAYDAVVNHFTYGFQLLLLLGVLAVIQAVVQLVFFLHIDQESGPRYKLITFLVMIVMLLIVVVGSFWIMYHLNYNMMQLSPDAKTNLMLNKYDKGGF, from the coding sequence ATGAGAACTAGATATGTAGCTGGGTATGTACTGTCACTCATCCTGACACTCTTGGCTTATGATGCTGTAGTTAATCATTTCACGTATGGTTTTCAGCTATTACTTTTACTTGGTGTGTTGGCTGTAATCCAAGCGGTTGTGCAGCTGGTGTTCTTCCTTCACATAGATCAAGAAAGCGGTCCGCGATACAAGCTCATTACATTTTTAGTCATGATAGTTATGCTGCTTATCGTAGTGGTTGGGTCATTCTGGATTATGTACCATCTTAATTACAACATGATGCAATTGTCGCCAGACGCAAAGACGAACTTGATGCTCAACAAGTACGATAAGGGCGGCTTCTAA
- the cyoE gene encoding protoheme IX farnesyltransferase: MERRTKSYLQLIKPGITLSNSMTAAAGFFLAASQFGFSWSRFAGTIGGVALIIASACVVNNIYDRNIDAKMSRTKGREIASGHITLQMAALYAMALGSLGLWLLYTFTNQTTVLLGLLSYFWYVVVYSVAKRTTPLSTVIGAVCGALPPMAGYAALAGKIDDTAWVLFWVLMVWQLPHFYAIAIFRENDYRKANLPVWSVLLGAENTKAQILFWVAVFTIVVALPSVIGATGNIYLTVMLALSVYWLAQGVWYYRREKTDRWAKRMFGISLVVLLTFCAMISVGGIIA, encoded by the coding sequence ATGGAACGGCGGACGAAATCTTACCTGCAGTTGATCAAGCCGGGAATTACTCTTAGCAATAGTATGACAGCGGCCGCTGGGTTTTTTCTTGCAGCTAGTCAGTTTGGGTTTTCGTGGTCGCGATTCGCCGGCACGATAGGTGGTGTGGCGTTAATTATTGCATCCGCCTGTGTAGTGAATAATATCTATGATCGAAACATTGACGCAAAGATGAGTCGGACGAAGGGCCGTGAAATAGCGTCTGGGCATATTACACTTCAAATGGCCGCACTCTATGCGATGGCGTTGGGATCATTAGGGCTGTGGTTGCTATATACGTTTACGAATCAAACTACGGTGCTTCTTGGGTTATTGTCATATTTTTGGTATGTCGTCGTGTATAGTGTCGCCAAACGTACGACACCTTTATCGACAGTTATTGGTGCAGTGTGTGGCGCGTTACCCCCGATGGCAGGATACGCGGCTTTAGCGGGCAAGATTGACGATACAGCTTGGGTGTTGTTTTGGGTTCTTATGGTTTGGCAGTTGCCACATTTTTACGCGATAGCAATTTTCCGAGAAAACGACTATCGTAAAGCTAATTTGCCGGTGTGGTCTGTGTTGCTTGGGGCTGAAAATACCAAGGCTCAGATATTGTTTTGGGTTGCTGTATTTACAATCGTCGTTGCGCTACCTTCAGTAATTGGGGCGACAGGCAACATATATCTAACTGTTATGCTTGCGCTGAGTGTGTACTGGTTGGCGCAGGGTGTTTGGTACTATCGACGTGAAAAAACTGATCGATGGGCAAAGCGCATGTTCGGTATCTCACTTGTTGTGCTTTTGACTTTTTGCGCCATGATAAGCGTTGGCGGAATCATAGCATAA